A portion of the Acidobacteriaceae bacterium genome contains these proteins:
- a CDS encoding ribonucleoside-diphosphate reductase subunit alpha — translation MAAHTAADLSPQLPVPPAFAPADGPNSMRVVRRDGSLSPFDPSKISVAISKAFVAVEGSGAAASARIHDSVAELTAQIVATLERRAGASRTVHIEDIQDQAELALMRSGEHKIARSFVLYREERAQQRRVTETSAVAVAIPAYSVKLPDGRTEPLDDQRLLREVQAACAGLEGVTAEEVMTEVRRNLYEGILLKELGLAQTMAARTLVEREPNYAYVSARLLLNILRNEAVGFILPASVTATQATTTVSYEEYFPEYVKKAVEMNFLDRELAAFDVKRLAAAIKPERDGKFQFLGLQTLYDRYFLHKDGVRFELPQAFFMRVSMGLAMREIDRDARAIEFYELLSSFDFMCSTPTLFNAGTQRPQLSSCFLTTIADDLDGIFKAVKDNALLAKYSGGLGNDWTPVRGLGAHIAGTNGQSQGVVPFLKVANDTAIAVNQGGKRKGAVCAYLETWHIDVEEFLDLRKNTGDDRRRTHDMNTANWVPDLFMQRVESDGPWTLFSPDECPDLHDLYGNAFAERYAFYEAKAQRGEMKVARTLRAVDLWRKMLTMLFETGHPWITFKDPCNLRSPQQHIGVVHSSNLCTEITLNTNSREIAVCNLGSVNLANHVTPDGIDEVQLKKTVTTAMRMLDNVIDINFYTVPEARNSNLRHRPVGLGMMGYQDALYTLRIPFASEAAVKFADTSMELISYHTISASVDLAAERGRYATFEGSLWSRGILPMDSVEILQQNRTQPLQLQRSSTLDWNGLRQRVVAIGMRNSNTLAIAPTATISNICGVTQSIEPTYQNLFVKSNMSGDFTVVNAFLVHDLKARGLWDEVMISDLKYFDGALGRIERVPEEMRELYATSFEIASTWLIQAAAHRQKWIDQAQSLNLYMAQPNGKKLDALYREAWHAGLKTTYYLRSSSATHVEKSTMTRTDGKLNAVAVAAAAPVSAPKQCLIDDPECEACQ, via the coding sequence ATGGCCGCTCATACCGCAGCTGACCTTTCGCCCCAACTGCCAGTCCCGCCAGCGTTTGCTCCGGCGGATGGCCCAAACTCGATGCGCGTTGTGCGCCGCGACGGAAGCTTGTCACCCTTCGATCCGTCGAAGATCTCGGTGGCGATCTCGAAGGCATTTGTTGCCGTGGAAGGCTCGGGTGCGGCTGCTTCGGCGCGCATTCATGACTCAGTCGCAGAGCTGACGGCGCAGATTGTGGCGACGCTGGAGCGTCGCGCGGGTGCAAGCCGCACCGTACACATTGAAGACATTCAGGACCAGGCCGAGCTTGCGCTGATGCGTTCGGGTGAGCACAAGATCGCGCGTTCGTTCGTGCTGTATCGCGAAGAACGTGCGCAACAGCGTCGCGTAACGGAGACGTCTGCGGTAGCGGTGGCGATTCCGGCGTACAGCGTCAAGCTGCCGGACGGCCGTACGGAGCCGCTGGACGATCAGCGCCTGCTGCGCGAGGTGCAGGCCGCCTGTGCCGGGCTTGAGGGTGTCACCGCAGAAGAGGTGATGACGGAAGTTCGTCGCAATCTCTACGAGGGCATTCTTCTGAAGGAGCTGGGGCTGGCGCAGACGATGGCCGCCCGCACGCTGGTGGAGCGCGAGCCCAACTACGCGTACGTGAGCGCACGCCTGCTGCTGAACATTTTGCGTAACGAAGCGGTTGGTTTCATCCTGCCGGCTTCGGTGACGGCAACGCAGGCGACAACGACCGTCAGCTACGAAGAGTACTTTCCGGAGTATGTGAAGAAGGCTGTCGAGATGAACTTCCTCGACCGCGAACTGGCCGCGTTCGACGTGAAGCGTCTGGCGGCGGCGATCAAGCCGGAGCGCGATGGCAAGTTCCAGTTTCTGGGCTTGCAGACGCTGTACGACCGCTACTTTCTGCATAAGGATGGCGTTCGCTTTGAGCTGCCGCAGGCGTTCTTTATGCGCGTCTCGATGGGACTCGCGATGCGCGAGATCGATCGTGATGCACGCGCGATTGAGTTTTATGAGCTGCTGAGCTCGTTCGACTTCATGTGCTCGACGCCAACGTTGTTCAACGCAGGCACGCAGCGGCCGCAGCTGTCGTCGTGCTTCCTTACGACGATCGCCGACGACCTCGATGGCATCTTCAAGGCGGTGAAGGACAACGCGCTGCTGGCGAAGTACTCGGGCGGTCTGGGCAATGACTGGACTCCGGTGCGCGGACTTGGAGCTCACATTGCCGGAACCAACGGACAGTCACAGGGTGTGGTGCCGTTCCTGAAGGTGGCGAACGACACGGCGATTGCGGTGAACCAGGGCGGCAAACGCAAGGGCGCTGTCTGCGCGTACCTGGAGACATGGCACATCGACGTCGAAGAGTTCCTCGACCTGCGCAAGAACACGGGCGACGATCGTCGTCGTACGCATGACATGAACACGGCGAACTGGGTTCCCGATCTGTTCATGCAGCGTGTGGAGAGCGATGGCCCGTGGACGCTGTTCTCGCCAGACGAGTGCCCCGATCTGCATGATCTTTACGGCAACGCGTTCGCCGAGCGCTATGCGTTCTACGAAGCGAAGGCACAGCGTGGCGAGATGAAAGTAGCCCGCACGTTGCGTGCGGTGGACCTGTGGCGCAAGATGCTGACGATGCTCTTCGAGACCGGGCATCCGTGGATCACGTTCAAGGACCCGTGCAACCTGCGCTCGCCGCAGCAGCACATCGGTGTGGTGCACTCCTCGAACCTGTGCACGGAGATTACGCTGAACACGAACTCGCGCGAGATCGCGGTATGCAACCTGGGTTCAGTGAACCTGGCGAACCACGTGACGCCGGACGGTATCGACGAAGTGCAGTTGAAGAAGACTGTGACAACGGCGATGCGGATGCTCGACAACGTGATCGACATCAACTTCTATACCGTGCCCGAGGCACGCAACTCGAACCTGCGTCATCGCCCGGTCGGTCTGGGCATGATGGGCTATCAAGACGCGCTGTACACGCTGCGAATTCCGTTCGCTTCGGAAGCAGCGGTGAAGTTCGCCGATACGAGCATGGAGCTGATCAGCTACCACACGATTTCTGCTTCGGTGGACCTGGCTGCTGAGCGTGGACGTTATGCGACGTTCGAGGGCTCGCTGTGGAGCCGTGGCATTCTGCCGATGGATTCGGTAGAGATTCTTCAGCAGAACCGCACGCAGCCGCTGCAGCTGCAGCGCTCCTCGACGCTGGACTGGAACGGCCTGCGTCAGCGGGTGGTGGCGATCGGTATGCGTAACTCGAACACGCTGGCGATTGCACCGACGGCGACGATCTCGAACATCTGCGGTGTCACGCAGTCGATTGAGCCGACGTATCAGAACCTCTTTGTGAAGTCGAACATGAGTGGCGATTTCACCGTGGTGAACGCTTTCCTGGTGCACGACTTGAAGGCTCGCGGGTTGTGGGACGAGGTCATGATCTCGGACCTGAAGTACTTCGATGGCGCGCTGGGCCGCATTGAGCGCGTACCGGAGGAGATGCGTGAGTTGTATGCGACGAGCTTTGAGATCGCATCAACGTGGCTGATTCAGGCCGCAGCGCATCGCCAGAAGTGGATCGACCAGGCGCAGTCGTTGAACCTCTACATGGCTCAGCCGAACGGCAAGAAGCTGGACGCGTTGTACCGCGAAGCATGGCATGCAGGTTTGAAGACAACGTATTACCTGCGCTCAAGCTCAGCGACGCACGTGGAGAAGAGCACGATGACGCGTACAGACGGCAAGCTGAATGCTGTGGCTGTGGCGGCTGCTGCGCCGGTGTCCGCACCGAAGCAGTGCCTGATCGACGACCCGGAATGCGAAGCCTGCCAGTAA
- a CDS encoding winged helix-turn-helix domain-containing protein — protein MSTESKNAPLRYRFAEFELEGATGELRFKGMRVRLHDQPAQVLLRLLQTPGELVTREELCAVLWPDGTFVDFEHGLNSAINRLRDALNDRAAKPRFVETLARRGYRFLAQVEVLEMERKSALPVAVVAPVQVVAEPLPGPVEEAGWSLLAQPEDLPTDASRPLVDGLFLGLQGMYLGFYVGTLANLGEVRQLMSGLPEWCFEAVWLSATLLIAVRVFLLCAVAFRAPGLRERLMKLWPWLLVADLAWSLAPYLLLDHIPVGLATACVVPLVYAPFAARSLVLMGAGQRK, from the coding sequence ATGTCGACCGAATCAAAAAACGCTCCACTACGCTACCGCTTTGCCGAGTTTGAGCTGGAGGGCGCGACCGGCGAGTTGCGCTTCAAGGGCATGCGCGTGAGGCTGCACGACCAGCCTGCGCAGGTGCTATTGCGGCTGCTGCAGACGCCTGGTGAGTTGGTGACGCGGGAAGAACTCTGCGCCGTGCTGTGGCCGGATGGCACGTTTGTCGACTTCGAGCACGGCCTGAACTCGGCGATCAACCGGCTGCGGGACGCGCTGAATGACCGGGCTGCCAAGCCGAGGTTTGTGGAGACGCTGGCGCGACGAGGATATCGGTTTCTGGCACAGGTGGAGGTGCTGGAGATGGAACGGAAGTCCGCTTTGCCGGTAGCGGTGGTTGCGCCTGTGCAAGTTGTCGCGGAGCCGTTGCCCGGTCCTGTCGAAGAGGCTGGGTGGTCGCTTCTGGCGCAGCCGGAGGACCTCCCGACGGACGCGTCGAGGCCGTTGGTGGACGGATTGTTTCTCGGGCTGCAGGGCATGTACCTGGGGTTCTATGTGGGGACGCTGGCGAACCTGGGCGAGGTGCGGCAGTTGATGTCGGGTCTGCCGGAGTGGTGTTTCGAGGCGGTGTGGCTTTCGGCAACGCTGCTAATCGCGGTGCGGGTGTTTCTGCTGTGCGCGGTGGCGTTCAGGGCTCCGGGGCTGCGGGAGCGGCTGATGAAGCTTTGGCCGTGGCTGCTGGTAGCTGACCTTGCGTGGTCGCTGGCTCCGTATCTGCTGCTGGACCACATCCCGGTGGGTCTGGCGACGGCGTGCGTGGTTCCGTTGGTCTATGCGCCTTTCGCGGCGCGGTCGCTTGTGCTGATGGGTGCTGGACAACGTAAATAA
- a CDS encoding CDP-alcohol phosphatidyltransferase family protein produces the protein MSAAVTHSPIVAKVFQNATRTNTSLTASTEKRVLLWLAARTPQAVGSDHLTALALLAQIAAGLCFALSAWQHWLLLAVIPCLALNWLGDSLDGTLARHRHQERTRYGFYVDHIVDLIGGLALMGGLALSPLAHSTISLLMLLAFFLLAAESYLATYTLGRFELAHAFFGPTEIRILLAIGTFAAWRNPHAHILGHTFLLFDLGGVIGSACMLVMAFQLAAKHTHQLYKEEPLA, from the coding sequence ATGAGCGCAGCCGTCACTCACTCCCCCATCGTCGCCAAAGTCTTCCAGAACGCCACCCGCACCAACACCTCGCTCACCGCCTCGACGGAGAAGCGCGTCCTGCTCTGGCTCGCCGCCCGCACGCCGCAGGCCGTCGGCTCCGACCACCTAACCGCCCTCGCACTCCTCGCCCAGATCGCCGCCGGACTCTGCTTCGCCCTCTCTGCGTGGCAGCACTGGCTGCTGCTCGCGGTCATCCCCTGCCTCGCGCTCAACTGGCTCGGCGACTCCCTCGACGGCACGCTCGCCCGCCACCGTCACCAGGAACGCACCCGCTACGGCTTCTACGTCGACCACATCGTCGACCTCATCGGCGGTCTCGCGCTCATGGGAGGCCTGGCCCTCTCGCCCCTGGCTCACTCCACCATCAGCCTGCTCATGCTGCTCGCCTTCTTCCTGCTCGCAGCAGAAAGCTACCTCGCCACGTACACGCTCGGCCGCTTCGAACTCGCCCACGCCTTCTTCGGCCCCACGGAAATCCGCATCCTGCTCGCGATCGGCACCTTCGCCGCCTGGCGTAATCCGCACGCCCACATCCTCGGCCACACCTTCCTGCTCTTCGACCTCGGCGGCGTCATCGGCTCCGCGTGCATGCTCGTCATGGCCTTCCAACTCGCTGCCAAGCACACGCACCAACTCTACAAAGAGGAGCCACTCGCATGA
- a CDS encoding GtrA family protein — MSLTQRLLRFNAVGILGAALQLGLLALLRHVFHVNYLLATAIAIDVTLIHNFLWHRKVTWPEQTHGPTAFFRFHLSNGLISLLGNLLLMRFFVGHLHLPVVLSNLIAIVLCSVINFTLGHSWVFTSTKPCASHVSC, encoded by the coding sequence ATGAGCCTCACCCAACGTCTGCTCCGCTTCAACGCCGTCGGCATCCTGGGCGCAGCCTTGCAACTCGGCCTCCTCGCTCTGCTTCGCCACGTCTTCCACGTCAACTACCTGCTCGCCACCGCCATTGCCATCGACGTCACGCTCATCCACAACTTCCTCTGGCACCGTAAAGTCACCTGGCCCGAACAAACTCACGGCCCCACCGCGTTCTTCCGCTTTCACCTGAGCAACGGCCTCATCTCGCTGCTCGGCAACCTGCTGCTCATGCGCTTCTTCGTCGGACATCTGCACCTGCCCGTCGTCCTCTCCAACCTCATCGCCATCGTCCTTTGCTCGGTAATCAACTTCACGCTCGGGCACAGTTGGGTCTTCACCTCCACCAAACCGTGCGCCTCCCACGTATCCTGTTAG
- the rfbG gene encoding CDP-glucose 4,6-dehydratase, with product MAIASPDFWRGKRVFLTGHTGFKGGWLALWLASKGAIVRGYALDPCTEPNLFTEARVGAVIEDIRGDIRNPALLEPALKDFAPEVVFHMAAQPLVRYSYEDPIGTYETNVLGTARVLDAIRRTPSVRAVVSVTTDKCYENIEDPHHSYVESDPLGGYDPYSSSKACAEIVSAAYRQSFFPTSRIAEHKVAVATARAGNVIGGGDWSLDRLVPDLVRGFLAGESVLIRRPDAIRPWQHVLEPLAGYIALAEHLLSADPARYATAFNFGPSDDDAQPVGWIVEKMVNFWGDNASWTLDKAESVHEAGYLKLDASRASAELDWHPRLRLETTLEWLIDWYKAWQSGADMHRFTLDQIAAYEALSAKF from the coding sequence ATGGCGATCGCATCTCCAGACTTCTGGCGCGGCAAGCGCGTCTTCCTCACCGGACACACCGGCTTCAAAGGCGGCTGGCTGGCTCTCTGGCTGGCCAGCAAAGGTGCCATCGTCCGCGGCTACGCGCTCGATCCCTGCACCGAACCTAACCTCTTCACCGAAGCCCGCGTCGGCGCCGTCATCGAAGACATCCGCGGCGACATTCGTAACCCTGCGCTCCTCGAGCCAGCCCTCAAGGACTTCGCCCCCGAGGTTGTCTTCCACATGGCCGCGCAGCCGCTCGTCCGCTACAGCTACGAAGACCCCATCGGCACCTACGAGACCAACGTCCTCGGCACCGCACGCGTGCTCGACGCCATCCGCCGCACCCCGAGCGTCCGCGCCGTCGTCTCCGTCACCACCGACAAGTGCTACGAGAATATCGAAGACCCGCACCACTCGTACGTTGAATCCGATCCTCTCGGCGGCTACGATCCTTACTCGTCCTCCAAGGCATGCGCCGAGATCGTTTCCGCAGCCTACCGCCAGAGCTTCTTCCCCACGAGCCGCATTGCCGAGCACAAAGTCGCCGTTGCCACCGCTCGCGCAGGCAACGTCATCGGCGGCGGAGATTGGTCGCTCGACCGCCTTGTCCCCGACCTCGTCCGCGGCTTCCTTGCCGGTGAGTCCGTGCTCATCCGCCGCCCCGACGCCATTCGCCCGTGGCAACACGTCCTCGAACCGCTCGCAGGCTACATCGCGCTCGCCGAGCACCTGCTCTCTGCCGACCCGGCCCGCTACGCCACCGCCTTCAACTTCGGCCCCAGCGACGATGACGCCCAGCCCGTTGGCTGGATCGTCGAAAAGATGGTCAACTTCTGGGGCGACAACGCCTCCTGGACCCTCGACAAAGCCGAGTCCGTCCACGAAGCCGGCTACCTCAAGCTAGACGCCAGCCGCGCCAGCGCCGAACTGGACTGGCACCCTCGCCTCCGCCTCGAAACCACCCTCGAATGGCTCATCGACTGGTACAAAGCCTGGCAATCCGGCGCCGACATGCACCGCTTCACCCTCGACCAGATCGCCGCCTACGAAGCCCTAAGCGCCAAGTTCTAA